The following proteins are encoded in a genomic region of Hymenobacter siberiensis:
- a CDS encoding AAA domain-containing protein — MASITRDNHAALLLREYKQQKIEFDKILNSSASKLREAGTVLLGKYVGFDKVRGNVLFWFPSSRPLPRRGEPLFSFVPKVELANPTSWGALTYIGLRKDHLMAAELTPRFWQAKPETKGYHIGFTGANAKFVEYVTPGRILCFGPQEPPLEYLENLYNLVGSMGAFMSPAVQALLDLQLNAPSWMPDDLVSGPNQAVRVLSELAARDAAIIQGPPGTGKTHLTAELCGNFIAQGKRVLVTALTNRALMELLTKPGLASALTAGLVFKAGMSEDEKRAIPNLREGKDVKPQPGTLLLLTYYRMSRLALVASSAPFDTVVVEEASQAYLATIAAAQALGTQLLLVGDPQQLPPIMGVTIPENDVQKLEAARDGLRTVCDHWKTPAGLMLTESFRLPPRAVACTNQFYNGRLKSGATVPAQFTNAPGLSSIFNPEGGPSLLRMNMPLGELDPLEAITMAARLVKELLHAEPKLDIAVLATYRHTVRALQQAVLVEVGVKEHVLVDTVARIQGLTTDVLIYVLVNEGRFNQVQAPHFNVATSRARRHTLLIVPSEFPNGWDLGKQVAAYVEVAEK; from the coding sequence ATGGCGTCCATTACCCGTGATAACCATGCAGCATTGCTCCTCCGGGAGTACAAGCAGCAAAAAATAGAATTTGACAAAATTCTTAATTCCAGTGCTAGTAAGCTTCGCGAAGCTGGCACTGTACTTCTTGGCAAATATGTCGGATTCGACAAAGTAAGGGGCAATGTATTGTTCTGGTTTCCATCATCCAGGCCACTACCAAGACGCGGTGAGCCGTTGTTCAGCTTTGTGCCCAAAGTGGAACTAGCTAATCCAACCAGTTGGGGGGCCTTGACATATATTGGACTAAGAAAAGACCATTTGATGGCTGCTGAGCTCACTCCGCGTTTTTGGCAAGCCAAGCCAGAAACGAAGGGGTATCACATCGGCTTCACGGGAGCGAATGCCAAGTTTGTGGAATACGTGACACCGGGACGTATCCTTTGCTTCGGCCCACAAGAGCCACCTTTGGAGTACCTGGAAAACCTGTACAACCTAGTTGGAAGTATGGGGGCCTTTATGTCGCCAGCGGTTCAAGCACTGCTGGACCTGCAGCTAAACGCCCCTAGTTGGATGCCGGATGATTTGGTTTCTGGGCCAAACCAGGCAGTACGAGTATTATCTGAACTGGCAGCTCGGGACGCAGCAATTATTCAAGGTCCCCCCGGGACTGGAAAGACTCATCTGACTGCTGAACTCTGTGGAAACTTTATCGCACAAGGCAAGCGAGTATTGGTAACTGCTTTGACCAATCGGGCATTAATGGAATTACTCACCAAACCCGGGCTTGCATCCGCCCTAACGGCTGGACTTGTATTCAAAGCAGGAATGAGCGAGGACGAAAAGCGAGCGATACCAAACCTGCGCGAAGGCAAGGATGTAAAACCTCAGCCTGGGACCCTTCTGCTACTGACATATTACCGCATGAGTCGATTGGCATTGGTAGCTAGCAGCGCACCTTTCGATACTGTAGTAGTCGAAGAGGCGAGTCAAGCGTACCTGGCTACAATAGCTGCTGCTCAGGCCTTGGGCACTCAGCTTTTATTGGTAGGTGACCCACAGCAGTTACCTCCAATTATGGGCGTCACCATACCTGAAAATGATGTTCAAAAGCTGGAGGCTGCTCGCGACGGACTGCGCACCGTTTGCGACCATTGGAAAACACCAGCTGGTTTAATGCTGACTGAATCCTTCCGCTTACCGCCCCGGGCAGTTGCGTGTACCAATCAATTTTATAATGGCCGGTTAAAGTCAGGGGCCACCGTACCGGCTCAATTTACCAATGCGCCTGGGTTAAGCTCCATATTCAATCCCGAAGGTGGGCCATCATTGCTTCGCATGAATATGCCTTTGGGTGAGCTGGACCCTCTGGAGGCAATCACCATGGCTGCCCGTTTGGTTAAAGAACTATTACACGCTGAGCCAAAACTTGACATTGCTGTGCTTGCAACTTACCGCCACACAGTGCGTGCGCTCCAACAGGCAGTGCTAGTTGAAGTTGGTGTGAAAGAACATGTATTGGTTGATACAGTGGCCCGTATTCAAGGGCTGACCACTGACGTTTTGATATATGTTTTAGTAAACGAGGGCAGATTCAACCAAGTGCAAGCCCCACATTTTAACGTAGCTACGAGTCGAGCGCGGCGGCATACACTGCTTATCGTACCTAGCGAATTTCCTAATGGTTGGGACCTTGGAAAACAGGTGGCCGCTTATGTTGAAGTAGCAGAGAAATAG
- a CDS encoding reverse transcriptase domain-containing protein, protein MSEQDPPEQPTDEPGPGQEEFEGAFEESQREHSEEEAELLAEIKAELQAELYADLEADLRSEMQNELASESLFGTYSANKSLSDDVIEEIKRWGAFMAVLTAATTLNDLAEPFRRATNAKYLAAVLNAVLRLNLLENPSRKAKPVSFKLLNYYAFHKGERRYRTFLISKRTPGEQREIKAPDYGLMRLQRLLLGCLTAAFSTCDDAAHGFVSGRSVLTNALPHAGRRYVLNLDLENFFPNTPVQRVVKVLQLQPFGLVKPVAHLIASLCCDQGSLPQGAPTSPLLTNAVCQRLDRRLRQLAFRHRCTYTRYADDLTFSSNRPAFQELFHKELNAILTLEGYKQNPNKQRLQTPNQRQEVTGVVVNQRPNVTREYARQIRAMLHNWETKGYAVASTTLRQFYPQTKAHARHEGKVPKLEKVLAGKIAYLGMLRGKADVMFLDFKSKLSTLSAAALPHDN, encoded by the coding sequence ATGTCTGAACAAGACCCTCCCGAACAACCAACCGATGAACCCGGCCCTGGCCAGGAAGAATTCGAAGGTGCGTTTGAGGAATCTCAACGTGAACATTCAGAAGAAGAGGCGGAACTATTGGCTGAAATCAAAGCCGAACTGCAAGCTGAATTATACGCGGATTTAGAAGCTGATTTACGCAGTGAGATGCAGAATGAGCTCGCCAGCGAAAGCTTATTTGGTACGTACAGCGCTAATAAGTCACTTTCTGATGATGTAATTGAAGAAATAAAAAGGTGGGGAGCATTTATGGCTGTATTGACGGCGGCTACCACACTCAACGACTTGGCTGAGCCATTTCGAAGAGCAACAAACGCGAAATACCTCGCAGCGGTACTTAATGCCGTGCTGCGGCTCAACCTACTTGAGAATCCAAGTCGCAAAGCAAAACCAGTCAGCTTTAAGCTGCTGAACTATTACGCTTTCCACAAAGGGGAAAGGCGTTACCGCACCTTTCTGATATCAAAGCGCACGCCTGGCGAGCAACGTGAGATTAAGGCTCCAGACTATGGCCTAATGCGACTGCAAAGGTTACTTCTTGGATGCCTCACGGCTGCGTTTAGCACTTGTGACGACGCTGCGCATGGATTCGTAAGCGGCCGGAGCGTTCTGACTAATGCCTTGCCACATGCTGGTCGACGCTACGTACTGAACCTAGATTTGGAAAATTTTTTTCCAAATACACCAGTGCAGCGTGTTGTAAAGGTTTTACAGCTGCAGCCATTTGGCCTCGTTAAACCTGTAGCACATTTGATTGCTAGCCTTTGCTGCGACCAGGGCAGCCTTCCACAAGGGGCACCTACCTCGCCCTTGCTTACGAACGCTGTCTGCCAACGTCTCGACCGCCGCTTGCGCCAGCTAGCATTTCGTCACCGGTGTACCTATACGCGCTATGCAGATGACCTTACCTTCTCTAGCAATAGACCTGCATTCCAGGAACTGTTCCACAAGGAGCTAAACGCCATTCTAACCTTGGAAGGGTATAAGCAAAACCCGAATAAACAGCGGCTACAAACTCCGAACCAACGCCAAGAAGTTACTGGAGTAGTTGTTAACCAGCGTCCTAACGTTACTCGCGAGTATGCTCGGCAAATACGGGCTATGTTGCATAACTGGGAAACCAAAGGCTATGCAGTAGCTAGTACTACATTGCGACAGTTTTACCCACAAACCAAGGCACACGCACGCCACGAAGGGAAGGTTCCCAAGTTGGAAAAAGTTCTAGCTGGAAAAATTGCCTACTTAGGCATGTTACGCGGTAAAGCGGATGTAATGTTTCTTGATTTCAAGTCTAAACTTTCCACCTTATCAGCAGCTGCCTTACCCCATGACAACTAA
- a CDS encoding exodeoxyribonuclease X C-terminal domain-containing protein: MKFYTLDTVFSFGRHQGQTVAEVLVENPGYLNFCLQVLDHFGLYRADVEAWQVEYPKLKAQMTEAAWNKLDEKERELMAQQARLQAASYNDDHYDSSDYYSRDDAERDTFDALTDGQYGDYDDFNGDMDSLRDAMGY; the protein is encoded by the coding sequence ATGAAATTCTACACGCTGGATACCGTTTTTTCCTTTGGCCGTCATCAAGGCCAGACTGTGGCAGAGGTGCTAGTTGAGAATCCTGGCTACCTGAATTTCTGCCTTCAGGTGCTCGACCATTTTGGCCTGTACCGGGCTGATGTTGAAGCCTGGCAGGTTGAGTATCCGAAGCTGAAAGCGCAGATGACGGAGGCAGCATGGAACAAGCTTGATGAAAAAGAGAGAGAACTGATGGCACAGCAAGCGCGACTGCAAGCTGCTTCTTACAACGATGACCACTACGATTCCAGCGACTACTATAGCCGCGATGATGCTGAACGAGACACCTTTGATGCTCTCACCGATGGGCAGTACGGGGACTATGACGACTTCAACGGCGACATGGATTCGCTGCGTGATGCGATGGGTTACTAG
- a CDS encoding sacsin N-terminal ATP-binding-like domain-containing protein, with the protein MEKLLELSPPEAQAQLQEYWQLNSLEVIGCYIPHPEKSFGWFKELCNPTTGELLQLPALGVLPSAFVFKGVDESNLALEANKLYQFRLEITAPATRQKPHELLRAVAKSVRRVVEGSEQIISHLLERPELLQRRRAQLGDYINLQTRKSEIQAALARRTNLGDWGDNIVSGLLSQVSARLATASERMFWELLQNADDKPDIKGKPPTVTFRLLDNYLLFLHNGEPFSLADVEGISDATHGTKPEAENMTGYKGIGFKSVFAKSTAVYILSGGYSFRFKPEPTEDPDLVPWQVWPRWTELNQFPEEIYAYDPFFQSAASTVAIGLQMGSEQMLRYEALLPQVFARPTFLLFLRAIRTVRLEGVSGSLNLRRQDNVDCEIVLWANEASENYWRQDFVVSVPVATQELAQADKQMPPALRRATSATITLAVPLTDDGPAPVTADEAILYCYLPTTDRGYHLPALVNADFLTDPSRERVLPEKEWNNFLFEELGRLWPSWLASILGKRPEWAAKVYHLLPLLYTGPKLDANQQHFNTGFQTGLAKDAFIQTASGALVTPSEAVLDVAGLANVLPELYTKLLQGGKQQVAASATHALVKHSEMLGLPKIMQAHVIAALNQPQTAPGYSPEAAVNLLVYLQFSSDTELLTKLKTCTWLFDQNGKPLAPNAASQFGIIDEELDADMPYYASLRYLHADLQTALHNNLSLREWFEAQFPLLVALNRARAIEVIGAKISGGQITQEEAPSVANYLYKLHVVGELKLAGAEPVLSKLLVRTKSGQWLPIGQTYLSDFYQPGYPLEALAAELGQDKFSFIAKDYCTETDARAWGEFWGKMGARRPVAGELLTGKLLPLLTANQLAETSHDALAKFALQLYTNATRGELDSHWAKLGALRLRTKGGTRQLLTECLKWETYPEVPDLLSQLLPQGLPKMLATDYATSTQIPVAVVRQFLVDATAKPATTTVGLIKDGIEYLTSGGAPATIAESVRVVQLLAKAVSECTLSASLKSTLVHLPLFLKNGETIAAGRCYLGTEYQPLVDIEKLSGGVEKAVLSAEYLKGASSLAALKSFMTDWLKTREKFEPVWYPKVSIHKSTLVPFMEPYWNYAKTHNSTLLDQTIQFTSLLVVNNIELVKNDAVAAQFAAALTAPWEGKPEELDTPTYQIIGKSSVLPFSPWLDYKQGICLNGKAGRLPIKGERYLSKSLQEEAPKSAWVSMHSYGSPSMERYWGLQTELTLAERLEAFEDRILTLQQQVSIDKEKTKREFERLALPLLALFAQPPKDATLPTWKDKLSWLAADGSWHKLSKLYWLNSDAARYFSTTSSKLVLRIAGQISELNNFCVALGVRIVMLEDFQPEIPTGGGENQSTVVQQQAKQNQLMRLLIHQRLAYDNLEQISVMENRLLALTFLKVPAVQLVCSRIPDYVVPIEARCIADPSSKTFYFSGTLLNTWRHYEQLGKFISKQLSYDCSPLVLADLLRARNNTELRGYLEDAEWLVPDWLKAPEAQPQSASVKAENEPAANPKTSAVEFAADDDSTLDFDGDGGASVVNGSDLSEDKRKAYQREAREALEDWLGENGYNQANATMDEASIMKDVYHTATDSIWQIVVKSYRNGILYINPNEWITLAGENSFLLLYKPAKRKAKSAAFEVVRNLNEVLQRNPNIIVRMANTDPRAELNELTLMAEKYKLSKSFKYIFDSISNKPFDFELEVNENPTEPLADQGGDFNIN; encoded by the coding sequence ATGGAGAAGCTATTGGAATTGTCTCCACCGGAGGCGCAAGCTCAATTACAAGAATATTGGCAGTTGAATTCATTGGAAGTAATTGGGTGCTACATCCCGCATCCAGAGAAGTCTTTTGGATGGTTTAAGGAATTGTGTAATCCAACTACTGGTGAACTATTACAATTACCAGCGCTTGGTGTGTTACCAAGCGCATTCGTGTTTAAGGGAGTAGACGAATCAAATCTTGCACTAGAAGCAAACAAACTATATCAATTTAGACTGGAAATAACAGCTCCAGCTACACGACAAAAACCTCATGAACTACTTCGTGCAGTAGCTAAAAGCGTCCGCAGAGTCGTTGAAGGCAGTGAGCAAATTATTTCTCATTTGCTAGAACGGCCAGAGCTTTTACAACGACGTCGGGCACAGCTAGGGGATTATATTAACCTACAGACTCGAAAGTCAGAAATACAAGCAGCGTTGGCACGGCGCACAAATCTAGGAGACTGGGGGGATAACATAGTATCCGGTTTACTAAGCCAAGTGAGTGCTCGACTGGCTACAGCCTCAGAACGCATGTTTTGGGAGCTACTTCAAAATGCTGACGACAAGCCCGATATCAAAGGAAAACCACCTACAGTCACTTTCCGGCTTCTGGATAATTACCTCTTGTTTCTGCATAATGGTGAGCCGTTCTCACTGGCTGATGTAGAGGGCATTTCCGATGCCACTCATGGAACAAAGCCAGAGGCAGAAAACATGACCGGGTATAAAGGCATTGGCTTTAAATCCGTTTTTGCAAAGAGTACGGCGGTCTACATATTGTCCGGTGGTTACTCTTTTAGATTCAAGCCTGAACCAACGGAAGACCCCGACCTGGTACCGTGGCAAGTTTGGCCGCGCTGGACGGAGCTCAATCAGTTTCCAGAGGAGATTTATGCATATGACCCTTTTTTCCAGTCTGCAGCCAGCACTGTTGCAATAGGGCTCCAGATGGGAAGCGAGCAAATGCTCCGCTATGAAGCCCTGCTCCCACAGGTATTCGCGCGACCAACTTTCCTGCTGTTTCTCCGCGCTATTCGCACGGTCCGTTTGGAGGGCGTTAGTGGCTCACTCAATCTGCGCCGGCAGGACAATGTTGATTGTGAAATAGTCCTTTGGGCAAATGAGGCGAGTGAAAATTACTGGCGCCAGGACTTTGTAGTATCGGTGCCCGTTGCTACTCAAGAGCTGGCGCAAGCAGACAAACAAATGCCGCCGGCTTTACGGCGAGCAACTTCGGCCACTATTACACTAGCTGTCCCGCTTACAGATGACGGCCCGGCTCCTGTAACTGCCGATGAAGCCATTCTCTATTGCTATCTACCAACAACTGACCGCGGCTATCACCTGCCTGCTTTGGTTAACGCGGACTTTCTAACTGACCCAAGTCGCGAAAGGGTATTGCCAGAGAAGGAATGGAACAACTTTCTATTTGAAGAACTGGGCAGACTATGGCCTAGCTGGCTGGCATCTATACTAGGGAAAAGGCCAGAATGGGCCGCAAAGGTGTATCATCTCCTACCGCTGCTGTACACCGGTCCTAAACTGGATGCTAACCAGCAGCATTTCAATACTGGATTTCAAACGGGTCTTGCTAAGGATGCTTTTATCCAAACGGCAAGCGGAGCATTAGTAACGCCTTCTGAGGCGGTGCTTGATGTAGCTGGCCTGGCTAACGTATTGCCTGAACTTTACACTAAGTTGCTACAGGGAGGCAAACAGCAGGTGGCGGCCTCCGCAACGCATGCATTGGTAAAGCATTCGGAGATGCTTGGGCTGCCCAAAATAATGCAGGCCCATGTCATTGCTGCGCTTAACCAGCCACAGACGGCACCGGGCTACTCGCCGGAGGCAGCGGTGAATTTATTGGTATATCTGCAGTTCAGTTCCGATACTGAGCTACTAACTAAATTAAAGACGTGCACTTGGCTATTTGACCAAAACGGCAAACCCCTCGCCCCCAACGCTGCTAGCCAGTTTGGTATAATTGACGAAGAGCTAGATGCTGACATGCCGTATTATGCCAGTTTGCGTTACCTGCATGCTGATTTACAGACGGCACTGCATAACAATCTATCATTACGCGAATGGTTTGAAGCACAGTTTCCGTTACTAGTTGCGTTGAATCGTGCGAGAGCAATAGAAGTAATAGGAGCAAAGATTAGCGGCGGTCAGATAACACAGGAAGAGGCTCCCTCCGTAGCCAATTATTTGTATAAGCTTCACGTGGTTGGCGAGCTTAAGCTAGCCGGAGCGGAACCGGTGTTATCTAAGCTTCTCGTGCGCACAAAATCTGGGCAGTGGCTACCAATAGGGCAAACTTATCTATCGGACTTTTATCAACCCGGATACCCACTTGAGGCTTTGGCTGCAGAGTTGGGACAGGACAAATTCTCATTCATAGCGAAGGACTACTGCACAGAAACAGATGCGCGAGCGTGGGGTGAGTTTTGGGGCAAGATGGGAGCCAGACGTCCGGTTGCTGGTGAATTACTGACCGGTAAACTATTGCCCCTGTTGACGGCCAATCAACTAGCAGAAACCTCGCATGACGCGCTGGCAAAATTTGCTCTGCAGCTCTATACAAATGCAACACGGGGGGAATTAGACAGTCACTGGGCTAAGCTGGGGGCATTACGTCTACGCACAAAGGGCGGCACACGGCAGCTCTTGACTGAGTGCCTTAAATGGGAAACCTACCCAGAGGTGCCAGACCTTTTGAGCCAACTGCTCCCACAAGGCCTGCCGAAAATGTTGGCTACCGACTACGCAACATCAACGCAAATACCTGTTGCAGTAGTAAGGCAATTTCTAGTTGATGCTACTGCCAAACCAGCAACAACGACCGTCGGTCTTATAAAAGACGGGATTGAATACCTAACGAGTGGAGGCGCACCGGCAACGATAGCTGAATCAGTGCGTGTCGTGCAATTATTGGCAAAAGCAGTTAGCGAATGCACTTTGTCGGCTTCTCTAAAGTCAACACTGGTCCACCTGCCGCTTTTCTTAAAGAATGGAGAAACAATAGCTGCGGGTCGTTGCTACTTAGGAACAGAATATCAGCCACTGGTAGACATTGAGAAGCTTAGTGGTGGGGTGGAAAAGGCTGTGCTGAGCGCTGAGTATTTGAAAGGTGCTTCATCGCTTGCTGCTTTAAAATCTTTTATGACTGACTGGTTGAAAACCAGAGAGAAATTTGAGCCGGTCTGGTACCCCAAGGTTTCCATCCATAAATCCACGCTCGTACCGTTTATGGAGCCCTACTGGAATTATGCTAAAACTCATAATTCTACCCTGCTTGACCAAACAATTCAATTTACTAGCCTACTTGTCGTCAATAATATTGAATTAGTCAAGAACGACGCTGTTGCAGCTCAATTTGCGGCTGCTTTAACAGCGCCTTGGGAGGGCAAGCCGGAGGAATTAGATACCCCTACTTATCAGATTATTGGTAAGTCGTCGGTTTTACCGTTTTCGCCGTGGTTGGACTACAAACAAGGTATTTGTCTTAACGGCAAAGCGGGCAGATTACCGATTAAAGGCGAACGATACCTAAGTAAGAGCTTACAGGAAGAAGCGCCGAAAAGCGCGTGGGTGTCGATGCATAGCTATGGTAGCCCATCAATGGAACGTTACTGGGGCTTGCAGACCGAACTAACATTAGCTGAACGGCTAGAGGCCTTTGAAGACCGAATTCTGACTTTACAGCAACAAGTATCGATAGACAAGGAAAAAACAAAGCGCGAATTTGAACGTCTGGCTTTACCTCTCTTGGCCCTTTTTGCTCAGCCACCAAAAGATGCTACCCTCCCGACCTGGAAAGACAAGCTGAGTTGGCTTGCGGCTGATGGAAGTTGGCATAAGCTCAGCAAACTATATTGGTTGAACTCCGATGCTGCCCGTTATTTCTCTACTACTAGTTCCAAGCTTGTTTTGAGAATAGCTGGGCAAATTTCCGAACTGAATAATTTCTGTGTTGCGCTGGGAGTAAGAATTGTTATGCTCGAAGATTTTCAGCCAGAGATACCAACCGGAGGGGGTGAAAATCAGTCGACCGTGGTACAACAACAGGCTAAGCAGAACCAATTGATGCGCCTGCTCATCCATCAACGACTAGCTTACGACAACCTTGAGCAGATATCGGTTATGGAAAACCGTCTGTTAGCATTGACTTTCCTGAAGGTGCCGGCTGTACAGCTCGTCTGCAGCCGAATACCGGATTATGTAGTGCCTATTGAGGCCCGGTGTATTGCAGACCCAAGTTCTAAGACCTTCTACTTCAGTGGCACGCTCCTGAATACTTGGCGTCATTATGAGCAGTTGGGCAAATTCATAAGTAAACAGCTTTCATACGATTGTAGCCCACTTGTACTTGCTGATTTGCTCAGGGCACGCAATAACACAGAATTGCGCGGGTATTTGGAAGATGCAGAGTGGTTGGTGCCAGACTGGCTAAAAGCACCTGAAGCACAACCGCAAAGTGCGTCGGTGAAGGCAGAAAATGAACCTGCTGCAAACCCAAAAACTAGCGCTGTTGAATTTGCCGCAGATGATGATTCAACCCTTGACTTCGATGGTGATGGCGGAGCCAGCGTTGTCAATGGTTCGGATTTATCAGAGGATAAGCGCAAAGCGTACCAACGTGAAGCTCGCGAGGCCTTGGAAGATTGGCTGGGAGAAAACGGTTATAATCAGGCCAATGCAACGATGGATGAAGCTTCTATTATGAAGGATGTCTATCATACTGCAACGGATTCAATTTGGCAAATTGTAGTTAAAAGCTATCGGAACGGCATTCTCTACATTAACCCTAATGAGTGGATTACGCTAGCAGGTGAAAACAGCTTTCTGCTATTGTATAAGCCTGCTAAGAGAAAGGCAAAATCTGCTGCTTTTGAGGTAGTACGTAATTTAAATGAGGTCCTTCAGCGCAACCCCAACATCATTGTGCGCATGGCTAATACCGACCCACGAGCGGAACTGAACGAACTCACTCTGATGGCAGAGAAATACAAGCTATCTAAAAGCTTCAAGTACATATTCGACTCCATAAGCAATAAGCCGTTTGACTTTGAACTTGAGGTGAACGAGAATCCTACTGAACCATTAGCCGACCAAGGGGGCGACTTCAATATTAATTAA